In one Dermacentor albipictus isolate Rhodes 1998 colony chromosome 4, USDA_Dalb.pri_finalv2, whole genome shotgun sequence genomic region, the following are encoded:
- the LOC139059265 gene encoding uncharacterized protein, producing the protein MTIPTADEASDTKEGEKAADQDNSWPGLALALLAGITAGCLLGSLGVLLTFSAAGEPAPSTTSRTSSAAPVPHPNQAQAWFHDQPNDIVCYTAACAETAKELRDSINPVVSPCDHFQEYVCGRRRFEHDTTFAEQQYDMITRLSEKNIKLFSASALLPMDAHHKAAYLLHSCIKRFIGPEVLSENVLQEFVRNEKLHLTGPPADVATGPAGVLALHVHLSFDYMLGGLLRILPSTPGCLSVGPAYAWTEHVNRYTKLKFTANTYFTKLAALGNAHATKDLIKECVELHNSVITASVTGIQTAVASGVSKGSSAVYTKANLVVIDGVNGQAFAESVATKTPYPRDAAVYMHPILPFIVAAIWREVSSEKLYLWTGWSVLDQLARYVYVSIGKTVGEKNFVIECVIRIGNTFGVPFAANALHVSQAVRNEVSAKVRAIVECLTQNANRWLRAPIASRKGVQVIVGFPPEEDTFKKRNARYASYLGVIHHQFLADWLQVVKTRKQRLNISHVHFDPSDVDVVISGDGLVIVPAGAVFYFYRDGDLPAINLGGFGQMVGRAFVQRFRLHSVQPKPECLAPADSKAQKVFETLLAHHCTQKVFRNSVDSNTSAPSLLPMHQNMTPARQLFIAACIKNCYEPTAGVEANCESGALGKLQSFADAFGCQRKEPACELP; encoded by the exons ATGACGATCCCTACAGCTGATGAG GCGTCCGACACTAAGGAGGGAGAAAAGGCTGCTGATCAGGACAACAGCTGGCCCGGATTGGCTCTCGCCTTGCTAGCTGGCATTACCGCCGGCTGCCTGTTGGGCTCCCTGGGCGTTTTGCTGACGTTCTCTGCTGCTGGCGAGCCG GCGCCCTCGACAACTTCGCGTACTTCATCAGCAGCCCCAGTCCCGCATCCAAACCAGGCGCAGGCATGGTTCCATGACCAGCCCAACGATATAGTCTGCTACACAGCGGCGTGTGCGGAGACGGCCAAGGAGCTGCGCGACTCCATCAACCCCGTGGTGTCGCCATGTGACCACTTCCAGGAATACGTCTGTGGACGCCGACGCTTTGAGCATGATACCACCTTTGCAGAACAACAGTACGACATGATAACG CGCCTGTCCGAGAAGAACATCAAATTGTTCTCGGCGTCAGCACTACTGCCGATGGACGCTCACCACAAGGCCGCCTACCTGTTGCACTCCTGCATCAAGCGCTTTATAGGACCTGAGGTGTTAAGTGAAAACGTGCTTCAAGAGTTCGTGAGAAACGAGAAGCTCCATCTGACAGGTCCTCCGGCTGACGTGGCCACGGGACCAGCGGGCGTGCTAGCcttgcatgtgcacctgtccttCGACTACATGCTGGGGGGACTCCTCCGCATCCTTCCTA GCACTCCTGGCTGCCTATCGGTTGGACCGGCTTACGCATGGACCGAACACGTGAACCGCTACACAAAGCTGAAGTTTACGGCCAACACCTACTTCACGAAGTTGGCTGCACTCGGCAACGCTCACGCCACGAAGGACCTCATCAAAGAATGTGTAGAGCTCCACAACAGCGTCATAACAGCCTCCGTGACTGGCATACAGACCGCAGTGGCTTCTGGCGTGAGCAAG GGCAGTTCAGCGGTATACACGAAGGCGAACCTCGTAGTCATCGACGGTGTAAATGGGCAGGCGTTCGCCGAATCAGTGGCGACCAAGACCCCCTACCCACGAGACGCTGCCGTATACATGCACCCGATATTGCCGTTCATAGTGGCGGCTATATGGCGTGAGGTCAGCTCGGAGAAGCTGTACCTGTGGACCGGATGGAGTGTGCTGGACCAACTGGCGCGCTACGTGTACGTTTCTATCGGCAAAACAGTCGGAGAGAAAAACTTCGTTATTGAATGCGTGATAAGGATCGGGAACACCTTCGGAGTGCCCTTTGCTGCCAATGCCCTACATGTCAG CCAGGCGGTGCGGAACGAGGTGAGCGCGAAAGTTCGCGCTATCGTTGAGTGCTTGACGCAGAATGCGAACCGCTGGCTTCGTGCGCCCATCGCCTCAAGGAAGGGAGTCCAAGTGATCGTTGGTTTTCCACCGGAAGAGGACACCTTCAAGAAGCGGAACGCCCGCTACGCATCTTATCTAG GTGTTATCCACCATCAATTCCTAGCAGACTGGCTGCAAGTGGTGAAGACAAGGAAACAGCGACTCAACATCTCTCACGTGCATTTCGACCCGTCGGACGTCGACGTAGTGATATCCGGAGACGGGCTGGTGATCGTGCCGGCTGGGGCTGTTTTCTACTTCTACCGAGATGGCGACCTTCCTGCGATCAATCTTGGCGGATTTGGTCAGATGGTTGGCAGAGCTTTTGTCCAGAG GTTCCGGCTGCACAGTGTGCAACCCAAGCCCGAGTGTCTCGCGCCAGCTGATTCGAAGGCACAGAAAGTGTTCGAGACACTACTTGCACACCACTGCACCCAAAAAGTATTCCGCAACAGCGTGGATTCGAACACAAGCGCCCCGTCTTTGTTACCCATGCATCAGAACATGACTCCGGCCAGGCAGTTATTTATTGCTGCCTGCATCAAG AACTGCTACGAGCCGACGGCCGGTGTGGAGGCCAACTGTGAATCGGGCGCCCTGGGCAAGCTGCAGAGTTTTGCGGACGCGTTCGGCTGCCAGAGGAAGGAGCCGGCCTGCGAACTGCCGTAG